The genomic DNA ACAGTGGATGCATCTCTGTCGAATATGTCACATAGATCCGCAGAACCTGTGCCGATCTTGCAGTCGATGATGACATGTGTATCCAGATCGAGGTTTCTCAGAGCTCTCTTGAGGTGATTTCGTGCTGTTCTGAGCGCTATCGCATCCACAGGCACCTCAACATCTCCGCATACCCGTGTCGCCCTGCCTGTGAGCAGTATGTACTGGGGCTGGATGACCTCCCCACCGCCGAATGCTGGCCTGGAGCGCCCCGCGACTATCTGTATCTTGTCGGTGTTGTGGTGAAGCACCCTGCCGAACCTCTCGATATACTCTTTACAAAGCGCTCTGCTGATCTCCTCTGCGATGCCATCTGCAACGCTGTCCGGATGCCCCAGCCCCTTGCGCTCCACAACCTCTATCTTCTGCTTCTCAACAGGCCTCTGGGTAAGCTCCTCGACCCTGATATTTCTGGTCATGACCCCATCCTCAGTTCAGATCTTCGAGCTCAGATCCACCAGCTCCCTATTAATACTTTGGTCGGTGGAATCGGGCTGCCCGGATAAGGAGTAAGTATCCCTGCCATCCAAAAACAGCAAGCCACAGCTTTCTGAATTCAGCTCTTAATCGGACAGGTCCAGTGGAATGAAACTCTGGCTCGTTTGAGTGATACCGCAGGGCAGAAATTTATTGATGGTATGCCGACTGCTTTTAGTCCTGTCTTACGAGCAACTCGCCTGATCCAGATTGGTATATATAAGACATGCGCATATGCCGGTACGATGAGAGTTGCTCTTCTCCAGATCAATACAACCGTCGGAGACCTCGAGGGTAATGCATCTCTTATCAGAAAAGCGGTAGAGTCGCTTGATGCTGACCTGGCGGTAACCCCAGAGATGGCACTGGTGGGATACCCTCCGCGCGATCTTCTTCTGATGCCTGGATTCGTGAAAAACGCCTGGGATGTTCTCACGCGGCTGGCACTCGATCTCGAAGATTCACCACCTATGCTTGTCGGGATACCGGAGCCGAACAGATCCGAGACGGGAAGGCCGCTCTTCAACTCTGCAGCTCTTCTCGCAGATGGATCTGTGAAGCAGATCTTCCGCAAGACTCTGCTCCCCACATACGATGTCTTCGACGAGGACAGATACTTTGAGCCTGCATCAGGCCCGCAGATGCTGAACTTAAAGGGGAGGACATTCGGGATATCCATATGCGAAGACATCTGGAATGACAGAGACATCTTCAGGCGCAGACGGTACCACAGGGATCCACTGGAGGATCTCCGTGGCGCTGACTGCTTCATAAACATGTCAGCATCGCCATTCACGGCAGGAAAGCATCTCAAAAGAGAGATGATGCTCAGCAGCATCGCCCGCAAGTATGGTGTGCCGCTGATCTATGTGAACCAGGTCGGGGGCAATGACGACCTGGTCTTCGACGGCAGAAGCTGCGCCTTCTCTCCGTCAGGAGAGCTAATCGCAAGGGCAGCGGCGTTTGAGGAGGATGTGCTCATAGTGGACATCGATTCCTGCAGCGGATCTGTTTCCAGAGACGACTTCTCCCCGGAGTCAGAGATCTGGAGGGCGCTTGTGCTTGGCACCAGGGATTATGTTCGCAAGTGCGGGTTCAGGTCCGCTGTGATCGGGCTCTCCGGAGGAGTAGACTCATCTCTCACAGCTGCAATCGCTGCTGAGGCGCTTGGCCCTGAAAACGTGATCGGTGTTTTAATGCCCTCACCGTACACGAGCAGGGAGAGCATGGAGGATGCGCTGGAGCTTGCGAGGAATCTATCCATACAAACCATCACGATACCGATAAGCGAGATAATGGCAGCATATGAGCGCACGCTCGAGCCGATTTTCAGAGGCGTGGAGAAAGATGTGACCGAGGAGAACATACAGGCCAGGATAAGGGGCAACCTGCTCATGGCGCTCTCGAACAAGTTCGGGCATATCGTGCTCTCGACAGGGAACAAATCAGAGCTCGCAGTCGGATACTGCACGATCTACGGGGATATGTCAGGGGGTTTCGCCGTGCTCTCCGATGTCCCAAAGACCATGGTCTACAGGATGGCGAGATGGATCAACATGAGAGGACCTGTTATCCCGCAGAGTGTCCTCGAGAAGGCTCCATCTGCAGAGCTCAGGCCCGGCCAGCGGGATCAGGATACTCTCCCGCCATACGAGACCCTGGACGAGATCCTGCACAGGCACATAGAGCAGCGCCAGTCTGAGGAGGAGATCGTGAGCGCCGGTTTTGATCAAAAGATGGTGAGATACGTCCTGAAGATGGTCAAAACCGCGGAGTTCAAGCGGAAACAGGCGCCTCCAGGAATCAAGGTCACAGACCGTGCCTTCGGGAGCGGCTGGAGGATGCCGATAGCATACATGATGTAAATTCCGCCCTGTTCGTGAAGAGCATGTAAGTATCGTGGAAGCGGGCCATGGTAGGGGATAGCCGGGCGCAAACTCCAATCTTCAGGAGAGGAGGTCACAAAAAGCAGTATGCCCACTCTTCGGAGAGGAAGCCTCGGAGATCGACATCCTCCGATATCACTGGATCTGTCATAGCGCCTGTTTGCAGCCCTTGCGAAATGAGCACTTCGCACATCTCGCCCGATGGTTGTGATTCCTCTGAGCATGACCATTTCTCAGCGCGTGTCTCATCTCGTCGAGTGCGCTCAGCACCTCATCCCTGAGATCTCCATCTAGCTCTATCCTGTGGCGCCTGTTTCCGTAGACGATGTAGCCATATGGAACATCTGTTCTGTAGAGCTCCTCCATGATCAGGCCGTAGGCTGCGAGCTGAAGCTGATGACTCCTGTACGGCTTTTCTGTCAGGCTGCTCTTGACCTCGACGGGTATCAGATGTCTGCCCTCTTTGATTATGGAATCCGGTTTTCCTGAAAGGCCATAGCGCTCTGAGCGAAGAATCTTTCCGGAGCCGGAGAGATCCGAGTAGATTGCGTCCCCATCAGGCAGCCCATACCTCTGGCGCAATGATCTGGCAGCTGAGGAGATCTTCATGGAGAGCAACAAAGACACTGTGCCCAGAGCGAACAGAAACAGCGCAATCTCATTCATGAGCGAACCATCCAATAACTGATAAAAGCATCAGAAGCCCTCCTGCGACCCTCAGGATGCCTGAGATCTTTTCCAAGAAGCGAGATCTCGAGAGGGATGTGCCAGCCGCCCTGTGCATCTCCTTTCCCTCTCTGAGATCCCTGCGCATGTGCCCGGAAGGCCGCACTCCCATCCTGCCCTGGTACCAGGCCAGGGAACAGTACGCATACTCAGCGATCTCAGACGCCGATATCCATTCCTTATTCTGGCGGAACATCACACATGGAGGTGGATCCGATTATTTATAAAATTGGCGGCATAAGTAGCATGTGGCTTGATGCTCTGAGCTTCTCAGGATATAAGCATTGGAACTGCAGCATATCGGTTATATGGAGCAATGGGGCTGTCATCTACCAGGAAAACAACAGCATAAGCCCTATCGCTCTTATGTGTCTAGCAACTTGAAGGAGATACAAGCTGGTTGCTGAAATCACCCATTCGTTAGCCGGAATCGCATAGCAGGACCAGTGTCTCTTCTGGCAAGTCATCATATGGAGAAGAGCGAGACCTATTTGTCTCGAATTACTGAAAAATGCATGTATATAAATGAGATGCGCCCTTCATACCCTACCGCACAGCGCCCTTGACCTCGTCAACTATCTTCTCGAAAAAACCTGTTTTTCCCTGATGCCTCCTCGTCTCCGTCTCGCCGAACTCCCTGGCGAGCTCCTCGAGGAGCTGTCTCTGTCTTGGTGTCAGAGATGCGGGTATCCGCACATTTGTTCTCACCAGAAGATCTCCTGTGCCCGTTCCATGGAGCCTGGGCATGCCCTTACCTTTGATCCTGAAGAGGGATCCGCTCTGCGTTCCCGGAGGTATCTTCAGGCGCGCCCTCCCATCCAGCGTCGGGACATCGAGCTCCGTGCCGAGAGCAGCCTGGGTCATGCTGATGTTCATCTCATGAATAAGATTGTCACCATCCCTGGAGAAAAGAGGATGCGGCCTGATATTGATGAATA from Methanothrix thermoacetophila PT includes the following:
- the cas4 gene encoding CRISPR-associated protein Cas4, which translates into the protein MNEIALFLFALGTVSLLLSMKISSAARSLRQRYGLPDGDAIYSDLSGSGKILRSERYGLSGKPDSIIKEGRHLIPVEVKSSLTEKPYRSHQLQLAAYGLIMEELYRTDVPYGYIVYGNRRHRIELDGDLRDEVLSALDEMRHALRNGHAQRNHNHRARCAKCSFRKGCKQAL
- a CDS encoding PD-(D/E)XK nuclease family protein; its protein translation is MFRQNKEWISASEIAEYAYCSLAWYQGRMGVRPSGHMRRDLREGKEMHRAAGTSLSRSRFLEKISGILRVAGGLLMLLSVIGWFAHE
- a CDS encoding NAD+ synthase, coding for MRVALLQINTTVGDLEGNASLIRKAVESLDADLAVTPEMALVGYPPRDLLLMPGFVKNAWDVLTRLALDLEDSPPMLVGIPEPNRSETGRPLFNSAALLADGSVKQIFRKTLLPTYDVFDEDRYFEPASGPQMLNLKGRTFGISICEDIWNDRDIFRRRRYHRDPLEDLRGADCFINMSASPFTAGKHLKREMMLSSIARKYGVPLIYVNQVGGNDDLVFDGRSCAFSPSGELIARAAAFEEDVLIVDIDSCSGSVSRDDFSPESEIWRALVLGTRDYVRKCGFRSAVIGLSGGVDSSLTAAIAAEALGPENVIGVLMPSPYTSRESMEDALELARNLSIQTITIPISEIMAAYERTLEPIFRGVEKDVTEENIQARIRGNLLMALSNKFGHIVLSTGNKSELAVGYCTIYGDMSGGFAVLSDVPKTMVYRMARWINMRGPVIPQSVLEKAPSAELRPGQRDQDTLPPYETLDEILHRHIEQRQSEEEIVSAGFDQKMVRYVLKMVKTAEFKRKQAPPGIKVTDRAFGSGWRMPIAYMM